A section of the Castanea sativa cultivar Marrone di Chiusa Pesio chromosome 12, ASM4071231v1 genome encodes:
- the LOC142620324 gene encoding uncharacterized protein LOC142620324 — MNAEDALLGRVENPKKRDRQEDARQERGRKTSKTGDRLEDRRSKPPVRRFSNFTPLTAPIDQVLMQIKDDTTLTWPGKLKGDPSKRSRDKYCHFHCDHNHDTSKCYDLKQQIEALIIQGKLERFISKERTDPLQEQASRREGERPRPPLGDIRMIVGGTATSGSSRKAHKTYLRMVQNVQLTGFVLKMARVDNLEIGFLEEDARRLHHPHDDALVVSIWVGNYNIHQVLVDNGSFADSLYYPAFR, encoded by the coding sequence atgaacgcagaaGATGCCCTGCTGGGTCGAGTGGAAAACCCCAAGAAGAGGGACAGACAGGAAGATGCGCGGCAAGAGAGAGGACGAAAGACCTCCAAAACAGGAGATCGACTGGAGGATAGGCGCTCCAAGCCACCCGTTAGAAGGTTTTCAAATTTCACCCCGCTGACTGCCCCAATCGATCAGGTCCtaatgcagatcaaggatgatacGACCTTGACATGGCCGGGCAAGTTAAAGGGAGATCCAAGCAAGAGGTCCAGAGATAAGTATTGCCACTTTCATTGTGATCACAACCATGACACATCTAAatgctatgacttgaagcaacaaatcGAGGCCCTCATTATACAGGGGAAACTAGAACGGTTTATCAGCAAAGAAAGGACAGACCCATTGCAGGAACAGGCTAGTAGAAGGGAAGGCGAGCGCCCCAGGCCACCGTTAGgggacataaggatgattgtagggggcaccgCAACATCTGGCTCGTCTAGGAAAGCCCACAAAACCTACCTTAGGATGGTTCAGAATGTCCAACTGACGGGTTTTGTTCTGAAAATGGCACGGGTCGACAACCTCGAAATTGGGTTCTTAGAGGAAGATGCTCGACGTCTCCACCACCCCCACGACGATGCACTTGTTGTTAGCATATGGGTAGGGAATTACAACATTCACCAGGTCTTGGTTGATAATGGGAGCTTTGCTGATAGCCTCTATTACCCGGCATTCCGGTAG